One genomic segment of Paenibacillus durus includes these proteins:
- a CDS encoding acetylornithine transaminase, with product MSKLTQAENHSLKELQVADTGAGISTAGQPAASGKLEHVFPSYARYDISLVKGKGSWVWDDKGNKYLDFTSGLAVTSLGHAPEKVGEKLKAQIDTLWHVSNLFHIPGQDKVAELLTANSCADQVFFCNSGAESNEAAIKLARRYHQKVKGTGRYEVITFQQSFHGRTIATLTATGQQKVKDGFLPLPEGFVTVPLHDLPALEAAIGENTAAIMLEMVLAEGGVLEVQPEFLNSVVALCKQHGLLLIVDEVQTGMGRTGKLFAHQHYGIEPDIFTVAKGIASGFPAGVMLAKGYLREAFTPGSHASTFGGTPLATAAIAATIETMLEDNLPERAAESGEYLTGLLKEKLADCPFVVDIRGKGLLIGIECQSPVGEIVLAGQSKGLLFVTAGTHVIRLLPNLYVSKEEIRQAVDILSDLIHTYANEHQAK from the coding sequence ATGAGCAAGCTTACGCAGGCGGAAAATCATTCTTTGAAGGAACTACAGGTCGCGGACACGGGAGCGGGAATCAGCACGGCAGGTCAGCCGGCGGCTTCCGGCAAGCTGGAACATGTTTTTCCTTCCTATGCGAGATACGACATCAGTCTCGTAAAGGGTAAAGGAAGCTGGGTATGGGACGACAAAGGCAATAAATATCTCGATTTCACCAGCGGTCTGGCGGTGACCAGCCTTGGACACGCTCCGGAGAAGGTTGGCGAGAAATTGAAAGCCCAGATCGATACGCTGTGGCATGTATCCAACCTGTTCCACATCCCTGGACAGGACAAGGTTGCTGAGCTGCTGACCGCCAATAGCTGTGCGGATCAGGTGTTCTTCTGCAACAGCGGAGCGGAATCGAATGAAGCTGCGATCAAGCTGGCGCGCCGCTATCACCAGAAGGTGAAAGGCACGGGCCGCTACGAGGTCATTACGTTCCAGCAGTCTTTCCACGGACGCACGATAGCGACGCTGACGGCAACGGGACAGCAGAAGGTAAAAGACGGCTTCCTGCCGCTGCCGGAAGGCTTCGTCACGGTACCGCTGCATGATCTTCCGGCGCTCGAAGCAGCCATCGGGGAAAATACGGCAGCTATCATGCTGGAGATGGTACTGGCGGAAGGCGGCGTGCTTGAGGTGCAGCCGGAGTTCTTGAACAGCGTCGTGGCGCTGTGCAAGCAGCACGGCCTGCTGCTGATCGTGGACGAAGTGCAGACCGGAATGGGCCGCACGGGCAAGCTGTTCGCGCATCAGCATTACGGCATTGAGCCGGACATTTTCACGGTGGCCAAGGGCATAGCGAGCGGCTTCCCAGCGGGAGTGATGCTGGCGAAGGGCTATCTGCGCGAGGCGTTCACTCCGGGCAGCCATGCCTCGACGTTCGGCGGCACGCCGCTGGCGACTGCGGCTATAGCGGCTACCATCGAGACGATGCTGGAGGACAATCTTCCAGAGCGCGCGGCGGAGTCCGGGGAATATTTGACCGGGCTGCTGAAAGAAAAGCTGGCTGATTGTCCATTCGTAGTGGACATCCGCGGCAAAGGTCTGCTGATTGGCATCGAGTGCCAATCTCCAGTCGGTGAGATCGTGCTGGCCGGCCAATCGAAGGGTCTGCTGTTCGTTACGGCCGGAACCCATGTCATCCGTCTGCTGCCGAACCTGTACGTGAGCAAGGAGGAAATTCGCCAGGCGGTGGACATCCTTTCGGATCTCATTCATACTTATGCTAACGAGCACCAGGCTAAGTGA
- the argB gene encoding acetylglutamate kinase, with amino-acid sequence MTQSDAYETNSAGNERMFVMKCGGSTLTALPDSFFDELRHLQEDGVQPIIVHGGGPAISGNLARLGIESSFVNGLRVTTEEVLDVVEMTLSGSINKAIVRRIQGSGGRAIGLSGVDGNLITAAPVANSDEVGLVGHVTGVKAEIIAGILALGYMPIIAPLGVDNNGQRYNINADTAAGAVASYMKSPQMIVVTDVPGILTTAEDGSKKVLPMVTVAEIDNMIDSGEIYGGMIPKVRAAVDCIQGSVSEVIIVDGKEPGVLSRVLSGETIGTRIVRE; translated from the coding sequence ATGACGCAAAGCGATGCATATGAAACGAATAGCGCGGGCAATGAGAGAATGTTCGTGATGAAGTGCGGCGGCAGCACGCTGACCGCGCTTCCGGATTCTTTTTTTGACGAACTAAGGCATCTGCAGGAGGATGGCGTACAGCCGATAATCGTTCACGGCGGAGGACCGGCGATATCGGGTAATCTGGCTCGTCTCGGCATTGAGAGCAGCTTTGTGAACGGCCTGCGGGTGACGACCGAGGAAGTGCTCGACGTTGTGGAGATGACGCTGTCCGGCAGCATCAACAAGGCGATTGTAAGGCGAATTCAGGGGAGCGGCGGCAGGGCGATCGGCTTGTCCGGCGTGGATGGCAATCTCATTACCGCTGCTCCCGTGGCGAACAGTGACGAGGTAGGGCTTGTAGGCCATGTGACCGGGGTGAAAGCTGAAATTATAGCGGGTATTCTGGCGCTCGGATATATGCCTATTATCGCGCCGCTTGGCGTGGACAATAACGGTCAGCGGTACAATATCAACGCTGATACGGCTGCAGGAGCGGTCGCTTCCTACATGAAGTCGCCGCAAATGATTGTGGTGACCGATGTTCCGGGGATTTTGACGACGGCGGAAGATGGAAGCAAGAAGGTTCTGCCGATGGTGACGGTTGCCGAGATTGACAACATGATCGACAGCGGCGAGATCTACGGGGGGATGATCCCCAAGGTTCGAGCGGCGGTGGACTGTATTCAGGGCAGCGTATCCGAGGTCATCATCGTCGACGGCAAGGAGCCGGGAGTGCTGAGCCGGGTGCTGTCCGGTGAAACCATAGGTACGCGGATTGTGCGGGAGTAA
- the argJ gene encoding bifunctional glutamate N-acetyltransferase/amino-acid acetyltransferase ArgJ: MSEKLYTVVEGGSITTPRGFVSGGLHCGLKKTNRNDLAAILCEVPATAAAVYTTNLFQAAPLKVTRESLGSGVLRAVVVNSGNANACTGEQGEADAYEMRAVAAQHLGVSEDDVAVASTGVIGELLKMDRVRSGLAALPEKLSGDADGAEEFCQAILTTDLVKKECCVKVWIGDTEVLIAGAAKGSGMIHPNMATMLGFMTTDAAIGQEELQTLLRKATNTTFNMITVDGDTSTNDMLVAMASGLAGNGELNKLHPDWEAFEAAFTYVCRHLAMAIARDGEGATHLVEVQVSGAGDEAAARAIAKTVVGSSLVKSAIFGADANWGRIIAAVGRAGVPVSVDKVDITLGTIEVLRQSKPVVFDEAEALAYLQGDTTLITVNLADGEGSATAWGCDLTYDYVRINAAYRT, from the coding sequence ATGAGCGAGAAGCTGTACACCGTCGTGGAAGGCGGAAGCATTACGACACCAAGAGGATTTGTATCCGGAGGCCTGCACTGCGGCTTGAAAAAAACAAACCGCAACGATCTCGCCGCCATACTGTGCGAGGTTCCGGCAACGGCAGCGGCGGTATATACGACGAACCTGTTCCAGGCAGCTCCGCTTAAGGTAACAAGGGAGAGCCTCGGAAGCGGAGTTCTTCGGGCTGTAGTTGTCAACAGCGGCAATGCCAATGCCTGCACCGGAGAACAGGGCGAGGCCGATGCCTATGAGATGCGGGCGGTTGCCGCTCAGCATTTGGGCGTAAGCGAGGACGATGTGGCGGTTGCATCGACGGGCGTTATTGGCGAGCTGCTGAAGATGGACCGCGTTCGCAGCGGTCTGGCCGCTCTGCCGGAGAAGCTCTCGGGTGATGCGGATGGAGCGGAGGAGTTCTGCCAGGCGATTTTGACCACTGATTTAGTGAAAAAAGAATGCTGCGTGAAAGTATGGATTGGGGATACGGAAGTCTTGATCGCTGGCGCAGCGAAGGGCTCTGGTATGATTCATCCGAATATGGCCACCATGCTCGGCTTTATGACGACGGATGCCGCCATTGGACAGGAGGAGCTTCAGACGCTGCTTCGCAAGGCAACGAATACGACCTTCAATATGATTACGGTGGATGGAGATACAAGCACGAACGATATGCTGGTTGCAATGGCCAGCGGTCTGGCCGGAAATGGAGAGCTGAATAAGCTGCATCCAGACTGGGAAGCTTTTGAAGCGGCGTTTACGTATGTGTGCCGTCATCTTGCTATGGCGATTGCCAGAGACGGAGAAGGCGCAACCCATTTGGTTGAGGTACAGGTAAGCGGCGCGGGCGACGAAGCAGCAGCACGCGCGATTGCGAAGACTGTGGTGGGCTCCAGCCTCGTAAAATCCGCCATATTCGGCGCGGATGCGAACTGGGGGCGAATTATTGCCGCAGTCGGCAGAGCGGGCGTTCCGGTATCGGTCGACAAGGTGGATATAACGCTTGGCACGATCGAGGTGCTGCGCCAGTCTAAGCCGGTGGTTTTTGACGAAGCGGAAGCTTTGGCCTACTTGCAGGGGGATACTACACTTATTACTGTAAATTTGGCTGACGGCGAGGGCAGCGCCACCGCATGGGGCTGCGATCTGACGTATGATTATGTGCGGATTAATGCTGCATACCGGACTTAA
- the argC gene encoding N-acetyl-gamma-glutamyl-phosphate reductase codes for MTLEGKLRAAIVGSTGYGGVELIRLLQGHPKVEITSVISSSSSGVPIEEGFPHLTGVLSRNLDGVDAAEIKERADVVFTATPAGVSAKLVPQLLEAGLKVVDLSGDFRLKDGGEYERWYKHPAPQESYLKQAVYGLCEVFGERVAGTEFISNPGCYPTATLLGLIPAVKAGWIRPESIIVDAKSGVSGAGRGVNVGVHYAEVNENFKAYKINKHQHIPEIEQALTEIAGEKVTVTFTTHLVPMTRGIMTTIYAGMTGDYSEQDFIELYRSYYEGRSFVRVRNAGIWPATKEVSGSNYCDIGFAADARTGRITIISVIDNLVKGAAGQAIQNLNLMMGWEETLGLGYTPVYP; via the coding sequence ATGACGTTGGAAGGTAAGTTAAGGGCGGCAATCGTAGGATCGACTGGGTATGGAGGCGTGGAGCTGATCAGGCTGCTGCAGGGTCATCCGAAGGTTGAAATCACATCAGTGATCTCCTCTTCTAGTTCGGGGGTGCCGATCGAAGAAGGATTTCCGCATTTGACCGGCGTACTGAGCAGGAATCTGGACGGCGTGGATGCGGCGGAGATAAAGGAGAGGGCGGATGTTGTGTTCACGGCAACGCCTGCCGGCGTCAGTGCTAAGCTTGTTCCGCAGCTGCTCGAGGCGGGGCTAAAGGTCGTTGATCTGTCCGGTGATTTCCGGCTGAAAGACGGCGGCGAATACGAGCGTTGGTATAAACATCCGGCTCCACAGGAGAGCTATTTAAAGCAGGCGGTCTACGGGCTGTGCGAGGTATTCGGGGAACGCGTGGCAGGTACGGAGTTCATCTCTAATCCGGGCTGCTATCCGACAGCAACGCTGCTTGGTCTGATTCCGGCGGTCAAGGCGGGATGGATCAGACCGGAGAGCATCATCGTCGACGCGAAATCGGGCGTATCCGGAGCTGGACGCGGAGTGAACGTGGGCGTACATTATGCGGAAGTAAATGAGAATTTCAAAGCCTATAAAATCAACAAGCATCAGCATATTCCCGAGATCGAGCAGGCTCTCACTGAGATTGCCGGGGAAAAGGTAACGGTAACGTTCACCACCCATCTCGTTCCGATGACGCGGGGGATTATGACCACGATCTATGCGGGTATGACCGGGGATTACAGCGAGCAGGACTTTATCGAATTGTACCGCAGCTATTATGAGGGCAGATCTTTTGTCCGCGTGCGTAATGCCGGAATCTGGCCGGCGACCAAGGAAGTCAGCGGATCGAATTACTGCGACATCGGATTTGCGGCGGATGCCCGTACAGGACGGATCACCATTATTTCGGTTATCGACAATCTTGTGAAAGGCGCCGCAGGGCAGGCTATTCAGAATCTCAATTTAATGATGGGATGGGAGGAAACGCTTGGGCTCGGTTACACGCCTGTGTATCCGTAA
- a CDS encoding YitT family protein produces the protein MSKLNTRGRPPLVPLNGPLRHLADTTMITVGSLITALAFNLFLLPNQIASGGVSGLSVLAESWFVAEPAFTQWALNIPLFILGVFILGRNYGLRSLLGSIVLPLFIYLTKDGPVPTANPLLASIYGGIGVGLGLGLVFRGRGSTGGLTILAQVIQKVTGFSFSLSVVLLDGTVITLAAFVLGMEQAMYALIGLFVTGRVIDALEVGFSYTKVAYIISDHTEAISEAILNDLDRGLTKLEAQGGYTGDNRTVLMVAVGQNETTRLKAIVRSVDPDAFVIISDAHEVLGKGFKREA, from the coding sequence ATGTCCAAACTTAATACAAGGGGCAGGCCGCCGCTTGTTCCGCTGAACGGACCGCTCCGTCATCTTGCGGATACGACGATGATCACCGTCGGCTCGCTCATTACAGCTCTCGCTTTCAACTTGTTCTTGCTGCCGAACCAGATCGCTTCCGGCGGCGTATCGGGCTTGTCCGTCTTGGCGGAGTCGTGGTTTGTAGCGGAGCCGGCTTTTACCCAGTGGGCGCTTAACATCCCGCTCTTTATTCTTGGCGTATTCATCCTGGGCCGGAACTATGGGCTTCGGTCGCTGCTGGGCAGCATTGTGCTGCCGCTATTCATTTACTTGACCAAAGACGGTCCGGTGCCGACCGCTAATCCTCTGCTGGCCTCTATCTACGGCGGAATTGGCGTCGGTCTCGGTCTGGGCCTCGTGTTTCGAGGACGCGGCTCGACAGGGGGCCTTACGATTCTGGCGCAAGTTATCCAGAAGGTGACGGGTTTCAGCTTCTCCTTGTCCGTCGTCCTGCTGGATGGTACGGTGATTACGCTAGCCGCGTTCGTGCTTGGGATGGAGCAGGCGATGTACGCGCTGATCGGCCTGTTCGTAACGGGAAGAGTGATCGACGCGCTGGAAGTAGGCTTCAGCTATACGAAGGTAGCCTATATCATTTCGGATCATACGGAGGCGATCTCCGAAGCGATTTTGAATGATTTGGACCGTGGTTTAACGAAGCTGGAGGCTCAAGGCGGATATACCGGTGACAACCGCACGGTACTGATGGTGGCTGTCGGGCAGAATGAGACAACCCGTCTGAAGGCGATCGTCCGCTCGGTGGACCCTGACGCGTTCGTCATTATTAGCGACGCCCATGAGGTTCTTGGCAAAGGATTCAAGAGAGAAGCGTAA
- the prfB gene encoding peptide chain release factor 2 (programmed frameshift), producing MIDPSVKQDLREIGKKLTNLRGSLDLDLKQEMIANFEEKMAAPDFWDDNEKAQGVIAEMNAVKSGVDQYQKLQQDYDDALLMAELAEEEGDEELAAEIGTNVSALTGKLEEFELQLLLNQPYDKLNAILELHPGAGGTESQDWGQMLLRMYTRWAEKRGFKVEVLDYLPGDEAGIKSVTLLIKGYNAYGYLKAEKGVHRLVRISPFDASGRRHTSFVSCDVVPEINEDIDIEIRTEDLKIDTYRATGAGGQHINTTDSAVRITHQPTGIVVTCQNERSQIKNRERAMTMLRSKLYERKLEEQQRELDEIRGEQSDIAWGSQIRSYVFHPYSMVKDHRTSVETGNVGAVMDGDLDAFIDGYLRSQIKTEAE from the exons ATGATTGATCCTAGTGTAAAGCAAGACTTGCGCGAAATTGGCAAGAAATTAACTAACCTTAGGGGGTCTCTT GACTTAGACCTCAAGCAGGAGATGATCGCCAACTTCGAGGAGAAGATGGCCGCTCCGGATTTCTGGGATGATAATGAGAAGGCGCAGGGCGTTATTGCCGAAATGAACGCTGTTAAATCCGGCGTGGACCAGTATCAGAAGCTGCAGCAGGATTATGACGACGCGCTGCTTATGGCTGAACTCGCCGAGGAAGAAGGCGACGAGGAACTGGCTGCCGAAATCGGAACGAATGTATCGGCGCTGACGGGCAAGCTTGAGGAATTTGAGCTTCAGCTCCTGCTCAATCAACCTTACGATAAGCTGAATGCCATCCTGGAGCTTCATCCGGGCGCAGGCGGAACGGAATCCCAGGACTGGGGCCAGATGCTGCTCAGAATGTATACCCGGTGGGCGGAGAAGCGTGGCTTCAAGGTGGAGGTTCTGGACTATCTGCCAGGTGATGAGGCCGGAATCAAAAGCGTAACGTTGCTGATCAAAGGCTACAACGCATACGGCTATCTGAAAGCGGAAAAAGGCGTTCATCGTCTGGTTCGCATTTCCCCATTCGACGCTTCCGGCCGCCGGCATACATCCTTTGTATCCTGCGACGTGGTGCCGGAAATCAATGAAGACATCGACATTGAGATCCGCACCGAGGATCTGAAGATCGATACGTACCGGGCTACCGGCGCGGGCGGACAGCATATCAATACGACCGATTCAGCGGTCCGGATTACCCACCAGCCGACCGGGATAGTCGTTACCTGCCAGAATGAACGTTCCCAGATTAAGAACCGGGAGCGCGCGATGACGATGCTTCGTTCCAAGCTGTATGAGCGCAAGCTGGAAGAACAGCAGCGTGAGCTGGATGAGATCCGGGGCGAGCAGTCGGATATTGCCTGGGGCAGCCAAATCCGCTCTTATGTCTTCCACCCGTACAGCATGGTTAAAGACCACCGGACCTCAGTGGAGACAGGCAATGTCGGTGCCGTGATGGACGGAGACCTGGACGCTTTTATCGATGGATATTTACGCAGCCAGATCAAGACCGAGGCAGAATAG
- the secA gene encoding preprotein translocase subunit SecA, protein MLGLVKKIFGDTNERDVKRLMKTVELINGLEPEFQALSDEALRAKTEEFRARIEQGGTLEEILPEAFATVREASRRALGMRHFDVQLVGGMALHEGKIAEMKTGEGKTLVGTLPVYLNALLGQGVHVVTVNDYLAQRDSAQMAQIYNFLGMTVGVNLNGMDHADKQNAYACDITYGTNNEFGFDYLRDNMVLYKEQMVQRPLYFCIIDEVDSILIDEARTPLIISGQAEKSTELYYAADRFVKRLQAEEHYTVDIKVKSVALTEKGVALAEKAFGIENLYDHSHVTLNHHIVQALKANVIMRRDVDYVVTDDEVVIVDEFTGRLMAGRRYSDGLHQAIEAKEEIQVQNESMTLATITFQNYFRMYRKLAGMTGTAKTEEEEFKKIYGLEVLQVPTNKPNQRADMPDVVYKSENGKFNAVVEEIVERHKKNQPVLVGTVSIENSERVSEMLKRKGVKHQVLNAKHHAAEAEIITHAGQPGTVTIATNMAGRGTDIILGEGVAELGGLHIIGTERHESRRIDNQLRGRAGRQGDPGSTQFYLSLGDELMKRFGADNVLNMMERLGFEEDQPIESRMITRAVESAQKRVEGNNFDIRKVVLQYDDVMNQQREIIYKQRREILESENIKDVVVEMIQPVIDRVVQAHCSDDIPENWELQEVADYVNSKLLDEGSLTRDDLWGKEAEEIVEFIFEKVLEKYSAREERLGSELVREFEKVIVMRAVDSKWMDHIDAMDQLRQGIHLRAYGGTDPLREYQFEGFEMFNAMTATIQEEVATYIMKAHIETNQERQSVVEENKISTNGEPAEKRPVAVGQTVGRNDPCPCGSGKKFKNCHGQNA, encoded by the coding sequence ATGCTAGGACTTGTTAAAAAGATATTCGGCGACACGAATGAACGCGATGTCAAACGTCTGATGAAGACGGTCGAACTTATTAATGGACTGGAGCCGGAATTCCAGGCGCTATCCGATGAAGCCTTAAGAGCCAAGACCGAGGAGTTCCGCGCCCGGATTGAACAAGGGGGAACTCTGGAGGAAATCCTGCCGGAGGCATTCGCAACCGTACGCGAAGCTTCGAGACGCGCGCTGGGTATGCGGCATTTTGACGTCCAACTCGTTGGAGGAATGGCGCTGCATGAAGGCAAGATCGCCGAGATGAAGACCGGCGAGGGCAAGACGCTGGTAGGCACGCTGCCCGTTTACTTGAACGCCCTGCTTGGACAAGGTGTGCATGTCGTTACGGTCAATGATTATCTGGCCCAGCGCGACAGCGCCCAAATGGCACAAATCTACAATTTCTTGGGCATGACGGTCGGGGTTAACCTGAACGGCATGGACCATGCCGATAAACAGAATGCTTACGCCTGCGATATTACGTACGGCACGAATAACGAATTCGGCTTTGACTATTTGCGCGATAACATGGTGCTCTATAAAGAGCAAATGGTACAGCGTCCGCTCTACTTCTGCATCATTGACGAAGTGGACTCCATTCTGATCGACGAAGCGCGGACGCCGCTCATCATTTCCGGACAAGCCGAGAAGTCGACGGAGCTGTACTATGCCGCAGACCGCTTTGTAAAGAGACTGCAGGCTGAAGAGCATTACACCGTGGATATCAAAGTAAAGTCCGTCGCGCTGACTGAGAAAGGCGTGGCGCTTGCCGAGAAGGCTTTTGGCATCGAGAATCTGTATGACCACAGCCATGTTACGCTTAACCATCATATTGTTCAAGCCCTTAAGGCTAACGTCATTATGCGCCGCGACGTCGATTATGTGGTGACGGATGATGAGGTCGTTATCGTCGATGAATTTACCGGAAGGCTGATGGCGGGACGCCGCTATAGCGACGGGCTGCATCAGGCGATTGAAGCGAAGGAAGAAATTCAGGTACAGAACGAGAGCATGACGCTCGCCACCATTACATTCCAGAACTACTTCCGCATGTACCGCAAGCTGGCCGGCATGACCGGTACGGCGAAGACGGAAGAAGAGGAATTCAAGAAAATTTACGGTCTGGAAGTTCTCCAGGTGCCGACGAATAAGCCGAATCAGCGGGCAGATATGCCTGATGTGGTCTACAAGAGCGAGAACGGCAAGTTTAACGCTGTCGTCGAGGAAATTGTGGAACGCCATAAGAAGAACCAGCCGGTGCTGGTTGGTACAGTATCGATCGAGAATTCCGAGCGCGTCTCGGAAATGCTGAAGCGCAAGGGCGTCAAGCATCAGGTGCTGAACGCCAAGCATCATGCAGCGGAAGCGGAAATCATCACGCATGCGGGACAACCCGGCACCGTGACGATTGCGACCAATATGGCGGGCCGCGGCACCGACATTATCTTGGGTGAAGGTGTAGCGGAACTCGGCGGCCTGCATATTATTGGTACCGAGCGCCATGAATCCCGGCGGATCGACAACCAGCTTCGCGGACGGGCGGGCCGTCAGGGCGATCCGGGTTCGACGCAGTTCTATCTGTCGCTGGGCGATGAGCTGATGAAGCGTTTTGGCGCGGACAACGTGCTGAATATGATGGAGCGTCTGGGTTTCGAAGAAGACCAGCCGATTGAGAGCCGGATGATTACACGTGCGGTAGAGTCAGCACAGAAGCGGGTCGAAGGCAACAACTTCGATATCCGCAAGGTCGTTCTTCAGTATGACGATGTCATGAACCAGCAGCGCGAAATCATCTACAAGCAGCGCCGCGAAATTTTAGAATCGGAAAATATCAAGGATGTTGTGGTCGAAATGATCCAGCCGGTCATCGACCGGGTCGTACAGGCGCATTGCAGCGATGATATTCCTGAGAACTGGGAACTTCAGGAAGTGGCGGACTATGTGAACAGCAAGCTGCTGGATGAAGGTTCCCTTACCCGTGACGATTTGTGGGGTAAGGAAGCGGAAGAGATCGTCGAGTTTATCTTCGAGAAGGTGCTGGAGAAATATTCGGCCCGCGAAGAACGTCTCGGCTCCGAACTGGTGCGTGAATTCGAGAAGGTTATCGTGATGCGGGCCGTCGACAGTAAATGGATGGACCACATTGATGCAATGGACCAGCTTCGCCAAGGGATTCATCTGCGCGCTTACGGCGGCACCGATCCGCTGCGCGAATATCAGTTTGAAGGCTTTGAGATGTTCAATGCGATGACGGCGACCATCCAGGAAGAAGTAGCGACCTACATCATGAAGGCCCATATCGAGACGAATCAGGAGCGTCAATCGGTCGTGGAGGAGAATAAGATTTCCACAAACGGTGAGCCTGCTGAGAAACGTCCGGTAGCGGTCGGCCAAACGGTAGGACGCAATGATCCTTGTCCTTGCGGCAGTGGCAAGAAATTCAAGAACTGTCACGGACAAAATGCCTAA
- the hpf gene encoding ribosome hibernation-promoting factor, HPF/YfiA family, which produces MQFSIRGQQIEVTGALREYVDKKLSRLEKYFDAPPTQEGYVTLSVLRGLHTVEVTIPLAGVTLRAEVRSEDMYASIDGVVDKLERQIRKHKTKLNRKFRQEGSLKTLFVENGSAGSVALEEQDEELEVVRNKRFTLKPMDVEEAILQMNMVGHNFFVFSNIDTSEVSVVYKRNDGKYGLIEQG; this is translated from the coding sequence ATGCAATTCAGTATTCGAGGTCAACAAATTGAAGTGACCGGCGCTTTGAGAGAGTATGTTGATAAGAAGCTCAGCAGACTTGAGAAGTATTTCGATGCGCCCCCTACCCAGGAAGGATACGTGACGCTCAGCGTGTTACGGGGTCTTCATACGGTGGAAGTGACAATCCCGCTGGCCGGTGTCACGCTTCGGGCGGAAGTCCGCAGCGAAGATATGTATGCTTCTATCGACGGTGTAGTGGACAAGCTGGAGCGCCAAATCCGCAAGCATAAGACCAAGCTCAATCGGAAGTTCCGCCAGGAAGGAAGCCTGAAGACGCTTTTTGTGGAAAATGGATCGGCGGGTTCCGTCGCCTTGGAGGAACAGGATGAAGAATTGGAGGTCGTGCGCAACAAACGCTTCACATTGAAGCCGATGGACGTGGAGGAAGCGATCCTGCAAATGAATATGGTGGGACATAATTTCTTTGTATTTTCCAACATTGATACTTCCGAGGTTAGCGTCGTGTACAAACGCAATGACGGCAAGTACGGATTAATTGAACAAGGTTAA